The Desulfovibrio sp. genome has a window encoding:
- a CDS encoding TatD family hydrolase, which translates to MSNKKKDRPLPESLGLPLCGVETHAHLDYKRLDPHELPLVLGRAAKAGVERIGNVFLGVEAYAANASVFRQHPQVFFLLGIHPNDSAQADIRHVSDMATLFKADSNLKAIGEIGLDFYWKDTPPEVQERFFREQLALAREMNLPVAVHSRDAFADTLRVLDDSGLPGELILWHCFGGGPDQAVELIHRGYTVSVPGPVTYSKNEDLRRAVSILEMDRMVIESDAPFLTPEPYRGRPNEPSYNVFTAQAVARVKGVDTAEIWRVTGQNAKRFFGLDPL; encoded by the coding sequence GTGTCCAACAAGAAAAAAGACCGTCCCCTGCCGGAGTCGCTTGGCCTGCCGCTGTGCGGCGTTGAGACCCACGCCCACCTGGACTACAAACGGCTGGACCCGCACGAGCTGCCTCTGGTTCTTGGCCGCGCCGCTAAGGCAGGCGTCGAACGCATAGGCAACGTGTTTCTGGGCGTGGAGGCCTACGCGGCCAACGCGTCGGTTTTCCGCCAGCATCCCCAGGTGTTTTTCCTTTTGGGAATCCACCCCAACGATTCGGCCCAGGCGGACATCCGCCATGTTTCCGATATGGCGACGCTCTTTAAGGCCGACTCCAACCTGAAGGCCATCGGAGAGATCGGGCTCGATTTCTATTGGAAGGACACCCCGCCCGAGGTGCAGGAGCGGTTTTTCCGGGAACAGCTGGCCTTGGCCCGGGAGATGAATCTGCCCGTGGCCGTGCACAGCCGGGACGCCTTTGCCGACACCCTGCGCGTTCTGGACGATTCCGGCCTGCCGGGGGAGCTCATTCTCTGGCACTGCTTCGGAGGCGGGCCGGACCAGGCCGTGGAACTCATCCACCGCGGCTACACCGTCTCCGTCCCGGGGCCGGTGACGTATTCGAAAAACGAGGACTTGCGCCGGGCCGTGTCCATTTTGGAGATGGACAGGATGGTGATCGAATCCGACGCCCCGTTCCTCACTCCCGAGCCCTATCGTGGGCGGCCCAACGAGCCTTCCTACAACGTGTTCACGGCCCAGGCCGTGGCCCGTGTGAAGGGGGTGGACACGGCCGAGATATGGCGGGTGACCGGGCAGAACGCCAAGCGATTCTTCGGATTGGATCCCCTCTAG
- a CDS encoding aminopeptidase P family protein gives MRNAGHTALLVSHAANRYYLSGFELHDSQCNESSGMLLITANGRDKLLTDPRFLDAARRLWPEEDIFIYTGQRYTQIADFLSKNHSGPLAFESRAMSVDTHERLRANLNLVRSSGLVEELRRIKEPAEIERLDRSCALNERVMLAAPDVLVPGRSEGEIAWRLEQLFRDFGASELAFAPIVAVDSNAALPHAEPGRDEVKEESMVLVDMGGRLGDYNSDQTRTFWVGNRPPDHFRKALELTQMAQAKAIAAIRPGLPISETYRTARAYFEEFGVEKAFTHALGHGIGLETHEAPSLSPIADGLLEPGMVITVEPGLYYPEWGGIRWEHMVVVTEDGHRILGQNGV, from the coding sequence ATGCGCAATGCCGGGCACACGGCCCTTCTCGTTTCCCACGCCGCCAACCGCTACTACCTGAGCGGATTCGAACTGCACGACTCCCAGTGCAACGAATCCTCCGGCATGCTGCTGATAACCGCCAACGGACGCGACAAGCTGCTCACGGACCCCAGATTTCTGGACGCGGCCCGGCGGCTCTGGCCTGAAGAGGACATCTTCATCTACACCGGCCAGCGCTACACCCAGATAGCCGATTTTCTTTCAAAGAATCATTCCGGCCCCTTGGCTTTCGAAAGCCGGGCCATGAGCGTGGATACGCACGAACGCCTGCGGGCAAACCTGAACCTGGTGCGCTCCAGCGGCCTTGTTGAGGAGCTGCGGCGCATCAAGGAACCCGCTGAAATCGAGCGGCTGGACCGCTCCTGCGCCCTGAACGAGCGGGTGATGCTGGCCGCTCCGGATGTGCTCGTTCCCGGGCGCAGCGAAGGGGAGATCGCCTGGAGGCTCGAGCAGCTTTTCAGAGATTTCGGCGCTTCCGAATTGGCCTTCGCCCCCATAGTGGCCGTGGATTCCAACGCCGCCCTGCCCCATGCCGAACCGGGCCGCGACGAGGTGAAAGAAGAGTCCATGGTGCTGGTGGACATGGGCGGACGCCTTGGCGACTACAACTCGGACCAGACCCGCACCTTCTGGGTGGGCAACCGTCCGCCCGACCACTTCCGAAAAGCGCTGGAACTGACCCAGATGGCCCAGGCCAAGGCCATCGCGGCCATCCGCCCCGGGCTTCCCATCTCGGAGACCTACCGCACCGCCCGGGCCTACTTCGAAGAGTTCGGCGTGGAAAAGGCATTCACCCACGCCCTGGGCCACGGCATCGGCCTGGAGACCCACGAGGCCCCCAGCCTCTCGCCCATAGCCGACGGCCTTCTGGAGCCGGGCATGGTGATCACTGTGGAGCCTGGCCTGTACTATCCCGAATGGGGGGGCATCCGCTGGGAGCACATGGTGGTGGTGACCGAGGACGGCCACAGGATACTGGGCCAGAATGGGGTCTGA
- a CDS encoding mechanosensitive ion channel translates to MITPTADLINAFEAAKASDLFIIGALLVLSGLLQVLQARLKGKGAAGPVALCKWLIVFYALRLMDIHVLKDVWATPSLILHGIVVWMAFRTILHDIYADLYLTRLKQRPVNKILLNLLSFGAALALVGYGLRQAFNVDVGSILTSSAILTAVIGFSMQDTIGSLFSGLLIQTEKPFKLGDWIKVGDIEAQVTEITWRYTKLVTFSQNQILIPNNAIVKERLTNISEPIKQVNIVVPVPAPLSTSPVKVKSALEEILRKSPLVAPFPEPRVRLYEFGLDHVTYRMVFYVEDFENQVAARSDVLSAVWYEFRKQGIDFPMSRQMVVSGRRMTGATNQEISKLVTGAGLFEGMLPDEIDLLMQCAAIRTYVPDARIVERGQGGTTMFIIASGHVAVRLGETELSRLGPGDVFGEMALLTGEPRQADVVAVEPVSCLEVDREAFRVVLEKNPVLMGNVTRIFKEREEKMRGTALRSGEESETGLLERFRKIFW, encoded by the coding sequence ATGATCACTCCCACAGCTGATCTCATCAACGCGTTTGAAGCGGCAAAAGCATCCGATCTTTTTATCATAGGCGCCCTGCTGGTTCTCTCGGGCCTTCTGCAGGTTTTGCAGGCACGGCTCAAGGGCAAGGGCGCGGCAGGCCCCGTGGCCCTCTGCAAATGGCTGATCGTCTTTTATGCGTTGCGCCTGATGGATATCCATGTCCTCAAAGACGTCTGGGCCACCCCGTCGCTTATCCTGCATGGAATCGTGGTGTGGATGGCCTTTCGCACCATCCTGCACGACATCTACGCCGACCTGTATCTGACGCGGCTTAAACAGCGCCCGGTCAACAAGATACTGCTCAATCTGTTGTCCTTTGGCGCGGCCCTGGCTTTGGTTGGCTACGGGCTGCGCCAGGCCTTCAACGTGGACGTGGGGTCCATACTCACGTCGTCCGCCATTCTCACGGCGGTCATCGGCTTCTCCATGCAGGACACCATCGGGAGCCTCTTCTCCGGGCTTCTCATCCAGACCGAAAAGCCCTTCAAGCTGGGGGATTGGATCAAGGTCGGAGACATCGAGGCCCAGGTGACCGAGATCACCTGGCGCTACACCAAGCTGGTCACCTTCTCGCAAAACCAGATACTCATTCCCAACAACGCCATCGTGAAGGAACGGCTCACCAACATATCCGAGCCAATCAAGCAGGTGAACATAGTGGTTCCGGTCCCCGCCCCCCTTTCAACCTCGCCGGTGAAAGTGAAAAGCGCTCTGGAGGAAATACTCAGGAAGTCGCCGCTGGTCGCGCCATTTCCCGAACCCAGGGTGCGGCTTTACGAGTTCGGCCTGGACCACGTCACGTATCGCATGGTGTTCTACGTGGAGGATTTCGAGAATCAGGTGGCTGCCCGCAGCGATGTGCTCTCGGCTGTGTGGTATGAATTCCGCAAGCAGGGCATCGACTTCCCCATGAGCAGGCAGATGGTGGTCTCCGGTCGCAGAATGACTGGCGCAACAAACCAGGAAATATCGAAATTGGTTACGGGTGCAGGGCTGTTCGAGGGCATGCTCCCGGACGAGATCGATCTTCTGATGCAGTGCGCGGCAATCCGTACCTATGTGCCGGATGCGCGCATAGTGGAACGCGGCCAGGGAGGCACCACCATGTTCATCATCGCCTCGGGGCATGTGGCCGTTCGCCTGGGCGAGACGGAGCTTTCCCGCCTTGGGCCGGGAGACGTGTTCGGAGAGATGGCCCTTCTCACCGGGGAACCCAGGCAGGCGGACGTGGTGGCGGTGGAACCCGTGTCCTGCCTGGAGGTGGACCGGGAGGCGTTCCGGGTTGTGCTGGAGAAAAACCCGGTGCTCATGGGCAATGTCACCAGGATATTCAAGGAGCGCGAAGAAAAGATGCGCGGCACCGCCCTGCGAAGCGGCGAAGAGTCCGAGACGGGGCTTCTGGAGCGGTTCCGGAAGATCTTCTGGTGA
- a CDS encoding metallophosphoesterase gives MILKIKRVFLAVLVLAFLGTWNSGVCLPQEAGQAKDRSYQRVVVLSDPHYGLDMSSGSASQAEVMQATRKRQTVEDINGWKDVDLVAVLGDIVARYGSPEEYAQAKAFVDEIRKHRAVVAGNHEYKYADQPGEDGKLRGAPPELQREKLERFKRTFGVPQLHFTKKLGNYLLVFLSTDAVGGTFTTEISERTLSWLEDTLRRHRKTPTLIFFHAPLKGTLENYSPKINGDMRIAQPERKLDDLLRANPQVLLWVSGHTHTPATNVSFNSPVNVYQGHVTNIHNSDLKRKTIWTNSLFLYPGRIVVKTWDHATGGWLEGSERVIPVPGG, from the coding sequence ATGATACTAAAGATCAAACGCGTCTTCCTGGCTGTTCTGGTTCTTGCTTTCCTGGGAACGTGGAACTCGGGTGTTTGCCTGCCCCAGGAAGCGGGGCAGGCCAAGGATCGCTCCTACCAGCGGGTCGTCGTGCTTTCAGACCCGCACTACGGCCTCGACATGTCGTCCGGTTCCGCCTCGCAGGCCGAGGTCATGCAGGCCACGCGCAAGCGCCAAACGGTGGAGGACATTAACGGCTGGAAGGACGTGGACCTTGTGGCGGTGCTGGGCGACATTGTGGCCCGGTACGGCAGCCCGGAGGAATACGCTCAGGCCAAGGCGTTTGTGGACGAAATCCGCAAGCACAGGGCCGTTGTCGCGGGCAATCACGAATACAAGTATGCCGACCAGCCCGGGGAGGACGGCAAGCTGCGCGGGGCCCCGCCCGAACTGCAGAGGGAGAAGCTTGAGCGGTTCAAGCGAACCTTCGGGGTGCCACAGCTTCACTTCACAAAAAAGCTCGGGAACTACCTGCTGGTCTTTTTGTCCACCGACGCGGTGGGCGGCACATTCACCACGGAGATCTCCGAACGGACGCTCTCATGGCTTGAGGACACGCTTCGCAGGCACCGGAAGACACCGACGCTCATATTCTTCCACGCCCCGTTGAAGGGAACCCTGGAGAACTACAGCCCCAAGATTAACGGGGACATGCGCATCGCCCAGCCGGAAAGGAAGCTGGACGACCTGCTTAGGGCCAACCCCCAGGTTCTGCTCTGGGTCTCGGGGCACACCCACACCCCGGCCACCAACGTGAGCTTCAATTCGCCCGTGAACGTGTACCAGGGGCATGTGACCAACATCCACAACAGTGACCTGAAACGCAAGACCATCTGGACCAATTCCCTGTTTCTGTATCCCGGCAGGATAGTGGTGAAGACCTGGGACCACGCCACGGGCGGATGGCTGGAGGGCTCCGAGCGGGTCATTCCCGTCCCAGGTGGTTGA
- a CDS encoding DUF1501 domain-containing protein → MKRRQFLSTMAVAALGTAVPSLLAAQEQGSSKRLIVLFLRGGLDGLSAVAPVEDRWYFQARPTIALPPPGQEGGTLPLAPGFGLHPALEPLLEYWRNGSLALLPACGLSSPMRTHPEAQRAMESGQPLERHFRDGWLARLLPLIGKDAKALTLSPTPPLIGQGKPGVQNVRPTNFPPSVWRLERPGIFSSFDAIYAGNDPLSRSYRQSQTVLRNRMTELDREITVSASGAPSVHALPTLAGQIASYLEKNPATKLVFAALGGLDAHFEQGAGKGKLSEAFFSLGKGLSTLAKALGPNMSDTAVLVMSEFGRSLRENEFAGTENGHGTLFMLLGGSVSGGTMHGPWPGLAPDKLSDGLDLAVTVDFRDVIAQITTSHFGLGKEAVSQVLPGFTPSSSLPGIFKG, encoded by the coding sequence ATGAAGCGCCGCCAATTTCTTTCGACCATGGCCGTGGCCGCCCTGGGAACGGCTGTGCCCTCATTGCTGGCGGCCCAGGAGCAGGGCTCGTCCAAGCGGCTCATTGTGCTGTTTCTGCGCGGCGGCCTGGACGGTTTGTCCGCGGTGGCTCCGGTGGAGGACCGCTGGTACTTCCAGGCGCGTCCCACCATCGCCCTTCCCCCTCCGGGCCAGGAGGGCGGAACGCTTCCCCTGGCTCCCGGCTTCGGCCTGCACCCGGCTCTTGAGCCGCTTCTGGAGTATTGGCGGAACGGCTCCCTGGCGCTTCTTCCGGCGTGTGGCCTTTCAAGCCCCATGCGCACCCATCCGGAAGCCCAGCGGGCCATGGAAAGCGGGCAGCCCTTGGAACGCCACTTCCGCGACGGCTGGCTGGCAAGACTTCTGCCGCTCATCGGCAAGGACGCCAAGGCCCTTACGCTGTCCCCCACGCCGCCGCTCATCGGACAGGGGAAGCCCGGAGTTCAGAACGTCCGCCCCACGAATTTTCCGCCTTCGGTGTGGAGGTTGGAGCGCCCGGGTATTTTCTCGTCCTTCGACGCGATCTATGCCGGGAACGATCCCTTGAGCCGGTCCTACCGTCAGTCGCAGACCGTGCTGCGCAACAGAATGACCGAGCTGGACAGGGAAATCACCGTATCCGCTTCCGGTGCGCCATCGGTGCACGCTCTACCGACCCTGGCAGGGCAGATAGCCTCCTACCTTGAGAAAAATCCGGCCACCAAGCTTGTTTTCGCAGCCTTGGGAGGCCTTGACGCCCATTTCGAGCAGGGGGCGGGCAAGGGCAAGCTGTCCGAGGCCTTCTTCTCTCTGGGGAAGGGCCTTTCTACGCTGGCCAAGGCCCTAGGGCCTAACATGTCGGACACCGCCGTGCTGGTGATGAGCGAATTCGGCCGCAGCCTTCGCGAGAACGAGTTCGCGGGCACGGAGAACGGCCACGGAACGCTATTCATGCTTCTTGGGGGCTCCGTGTCCGGCGGGACCATGCACGGCCCTTGGCCGGGGCTTGCTCCGGACAAGCTCTCCGACGGGCTTGATCTGGCCGTGACCGTTGATTTCAGGGACGTGATCGCCCAGATAACCACCTCCCACTTCGGGCTGGGCAAGGAGGCCGTGTCCCAGGTTCTGCCCGGTTTTACGCCCTCGTCCAGCCTTCCTGGAATCTTCAAGGGCTAG
- a CDS encoding DUF1800 domain-containing protein — translation MFARLTALCCLFWLSIAASALAQTLSPEALAVHGVNRLSFGPAPGDIDRVRAMGFSAYVEEQLAPEKLPEPQALTDRLAALKTYSMDTVQLFRTYGPKAPGGPRKNPTMDEINAAKGKAAIIHQEAAQAKLWRALLSPRQLEELLCDFWYNHFNVPAGKGLTHLWVGSFEREAIRPFVLGRFEDMLLAVTRHPAMLIHLENWQSASPDSQQGKGKQRPLVEIHARELLTSHTTGLEPGKVKAQDVNSLALILAGWSVGSPRTPQDKNGFVFDEHRHDGKDKIFLGKTIKGAGLNEGLEALHLLATHPETAKNVSTKLARFFLADDPPKALEEALTKVFIDTKGDIRAVLKALFASPEFSDKKYAGTKFKNPLRYVTSMVRASSRPVNEVLSLTEHLNWLGMPLYDAPGASGYKETRDVWLAADAMLKRLNLAAQAGGGGLPCWSPGSYKAVEPLDAKMLAKNMGLTLSPVTGQAVEAAQPGFKAGVLLGSPEGQQY, via the coding sequence ATGTTCGCGAGACTGACAGCCCTTTGCTGCCTGTTCTGGCTCTCCATCGCCGCTTCGGCCCTTGCCCAGACCCTGTCCCCCGAGGCCCTGGCCGTTCACGGCGTGAACCGCCTCTCCTTCGGTCCTGCCCCGGGAGACATCGACCGTGTGCGGGCCATGGGGTTTTCGGCTTACGTCGAGGAACAGCTGGCCCCGGAAAAGCTACCCGAGCCCCAGGCCCTGACGGACCGGCTGGCTGCGCTCAAAACCTACTCCATGGATACCGTCCAGCTCTTCCGGACATACGGCCCCAAGGCTCCGGGCGGGCCGCGCAAGAATCCCACCATGGACGAGATAAACGCCGCCAAAGGCAAGGCGGCCATCATCCACCAGGAGGCGGCACAAGCCAAACTGTGGCGGGCCCTTCTTTCGCCTAGGCAACTGGAAGAGCTGTTGTGCGACTTCTGGTACAACCATTTCAATGTCCCGGCGGGCAAAGGCCTCACGCACCTCTGGGTGGGCAGCTTCGAACGCGAGGCCATACGCCCCTTCGTGCTGGGCCGCTTCGAAGACATGCTCCTGGCGGTCACCCGACATCCCGCCATGCTTATTCACCTGGAGAACTGGCAGAGCGCCTCGCCGGACAGCCAGCAGGGCAAGGGAAAACAGCGCCCGCTGGTGGAAATTCACGCCAGGGAGCTCCTGACGTCCCACACCACGGGCTTGGAGCCTGGCAAGGTAAAAGCCCAGGACGTGAATTCCCTGGCTCTTATTCTGGCCGGGTGGAGCGTCGGCTCGCCCCGGACCCCCCAGGACAAGAACGGATTCGTGTTCGACGAACATCGCCATGACGGCAAGGACAAGATTTTCCTGGGCAAGACCATCAAGGGGGCGGGGCTGAACGAAGGGCTGGAAGCCCTGCATCTGCTGGCGACCCATCCGGAAACCGCCAAGAACGTGAGCACCAAGCTGGCCCGTTTCTTCCTGGCGGACGATCCCCCGAAGGCCTTGGAGGAGGCCTTGACCAAGGTGTTCATCGACACCAAGGGCGATATCCGGGCCGTTTTGAAGGCCCTGTTCGCGAGCCCCGAGTTTTCCGACAAGAAATACGCCGGAACCAAGTTCAAGAACCCTCTGCGCTACGTTACGTCCATGGTCCGGGCCAGTTCACGGCCCGTGAACGAGGTGCTCTCTCTGACGGAACATCTGAACTGGCTGGGCATGCCGCTCTACGACGCTCCTGGCGCCTCCGGCTACAAAGAGACGCGCGACGTATGGCTGGCCGCGGACGCCATGCTCAAGCGCCTGAACCTTGCGGCTCAGGCCGGAGGGGGCGGTCTGCCGTGCTGGTCCCCGGGGAGCTATAAGGCTGTCGAGCCATTGGACGCGAAGATGCTGGCCAAAAACATGGGGCTGACCCTTTCCCCGGTAACGGGCCAAGCGGTCGAAGCGGCGCAGCCCGGGTTCAAGGCCGGGGTTCTGCTTGGCAGTCCTGAAGGCCAGCAATACTAG
- a CDS encoding DUF4911 domain-containing protein: MGSEIESPKCSPPEPRPRRRKTPYTPPRWSSRLYVRLRQEHIALFKFLLEAHGHLGYMSVVDRHAAILKLSFSPDCEREMRGFLREALGTLPFDLINVSVSS; the protein is encoded by the coding sequence ATGGGGTCTGAGATCGAATCCCCAAAGTGCTCTCCGCCGGAACCTCGCCCGCGCAGACGCAAGACGCCCTACACGCCGCCGCGCTGGTCGTCCCGGCTGTACGTCAGGCTCAGGCAGGAGCACATCGCGCTTTTCAAGTTCCTGCTCGAGGCCCACGGCCACCTGGGGTACATGAGCGTGGTTGACCGCCACGCGGCCATATTGAAGCTCAGTTTCTCGCCTGATTGCGAGCGGGAGATGCGGGGGTTTCTGCGCGAGGCGTTAGGCACCCTACCGTTTGACCTTATTAACGTTTCAGTATCGTCATAA
- a CDS encoding methyltransferase has product MTTPVPKAKASDSGQSHTPKPDRGLAPPIAAARDAFPTGLAQPENGYRFSLDPLLLACFARPKKDARLADLGTGCGVAALAALLQHPKIDQATGIDIDPAMAGAAKHNAELLGLDGRFQTRCADIRHIREAFPPQSMHIVLANPPYRKLGTGQTCLNPDRDVARFEAHAKLEDFLSAASWLLANRGSAAFVYPAARLADLVLGCQKAKLAPKRLRFVHSRVDEPAKLVLMEAVKHAGAGLTAEPPLILYEGRGDDTRLTGQALTFCPFLSKNP; this is encoded by the coding sequence ATGACCACGCCCGTGCCCAAGGCAAAAGCCTCCGATTCCGGCCAATCGCATACCCCAAAGCCTGACCGGGGACTCGCACCACCCATAGCGGCCGCCCGGGACGCCTTCCCCACCGGGCTCGCCCAGCCTGAAAACGGCTACCGGTTTTCCCTGGATCCGCTGCTTCTGGCCTGTTTCGCCCGGCCCAAAAAGGACGCCCGCCTGGCAGACCTGGGCACCGGATGCGGCGTGGCTGCCCTGGCGGCGCTTCTTCAGCACCCCAAGATTGACCAGGCCACAGGGATCGACATCGACCCGGCCATGGCCGGGGCCGCCAAACACAACGCCGAACTGTTGGGACTGGATGGGCGTTTCCAGACTCGGTGCGCAGACATTCGCCATATTCGCGAAGCCTTCCCGCCGCAATCCATGCACATCGTGCTCGCCAATCCCCCCTACCGGAAGCTGGGTACGGGGCAGACCTGCCTCAATCCGGACAGAGACGTGGCGCGCTTCGAAGCGCATGCAAAGCTGGAGGACTTTTTGTCAGCGGCCTCATGGCTTCTGGCCAACCGTGGCAGCGCGGCTTTTGTGTATCCGGCCGCCCGGCTGGCAGACCTGGTGCTTGGCTGCCAGAAGGCCAAACTTGCGCCAAAGCGTCTGCGCTTCGTTCACTCCCGGGTGGACGAACCGGCGAAACTGGTTTTGATGGAAGCGGTGAAGCATGCAGGAGCAGGACTCACGGCCGAGCCGCCGCTCATACTCTACGAAGGGCGCGGGGATGATACGCGCCTGACCGGGCAGGCGCTGACATTCTGTCCGTTTCTTTCGAAAAATCCCTGA
- the murJ gene encoding murein biosynthesis integral membrane protein MurJ, translating to MSGHVRKIAKDASIVGAATLLSRVLGFFRDVIVAYVLGAGPVADAFYVAYRLPNTLRRLFAEGSMTMAFVPVFSDLREKQGDEAAFAMTRSALMWLLIILGVITALAVVFARPITLIIAPGFASNPDQMALTTELVRIVFPYIIQISIVALCMGALNSMGHFLAPALATSELNTVIIIGCGVAWLFGLDVSHTLAWAVIVGGFGQIYMQMPALKRFGFSWRGPWKLMDEGVLRMGRLMLPTVFGAAIYQINIVVGTLLASFLAAGSISALYYADRLVQFPLGVFGAAVGTVALPSLARLAAAKEMPEFKHTLSASLRLTLFICLPATAGLMALAAPMVDVLFGRGAFTPEAEQATSAALIAYSVGLPAFACVRPLVSAFYALHDTKTPVRAGFYSMLANIALGAALMFPLKHVGLALATSLSSWLNVWLLGRALGASIGPWSQLGRTVWVSSGLSVLIGLGALLTPVNKYAALAMIAVWAVVYMALAVILKVEEASMLLEFVKRKIFKARQAS from the coding sequence ATGAGCGGCCACGTCAGAAAAATCGCCAAGGACGCCTCCATTGTAGGCGCGGCCACCCTTCTTTCCCGCGTTCTGGGTTTTTTCCGGGACGTCATCGTCGCCTATGTGCTCGGCGCAGGCCCCGTGGCCGACGCCTTCTACGTTGCCTACCGGCTTCCAAACACACTGCGCAGGCTCTTTGCCGAAGGCTCCATGACCATGGCCTTCGTTCCCGTGTTCTCCGACCTGCGCGAGAAACAGGGCGACGAGGCGGCCTTCGCCATGACCCGCTCGGCCCTCATGTGGCTGCTCATCATTCTGGGCGTTATTACCGCTCTGGCCGTGGTTTTCGCCCGGCCCATCACCCTGATCATCGCCCCGGGGTTCGCTTCCAATCCGGACCAGATGGCCCTCACCACCGAGCTGGTGCGAATCGTCTTTCCCTACATCATCCAGATCTCCATCGTGGCCCTGTGCATGGGAGCCCTCAACTCCATGGGGCACTTTCTGGCCCCGGCCCTGGCCACCAGCGAGCTCAACACCGTCATCATCATCGGCTGCGGTGTGGCCTGGCTCTTCGGGCTGGATGTGTCCCACACACTGGCCTGGGCCGTTATCGTAGGCGGTTTCGGGCAGATATACATGCAGATGCCCGCCCTGAAACGATTCGGTTTTTCCTGGCGCGGCCCCTGGAAGCTCATGGACGAGGGCGTGCTGCGCATGGGCAGGCTCATGCTGCCCACTGTTTTCGGCGCCGCCATCTACCAGATAAACATCGTGGTGGGCACGCTCCTGGCCTCCTTTCTGGCGGCGGGTTCCATCTCAGCCCTGTACTACGCGGACAGGCTGGTGCAGTTTCCCCTGGGCGTGTTCGGGGCGGCCGTGGGCACGGTGGCCCTGCCGAGCCTGGCCAGGCTGGCCGCTGCCAAGGAGATGCCGGAATTCAAGCACACGCTCTCGGCCTCGCTTCGCTTAACGCTTTTCATCTGCCTTCCGGCCACGGCCGGACTCATGGCCCTGGCCGCCCCCATGGTGGACGTCCTGTTCGGCCGAGGCGCCTTCACTCCCGAGGCGGAGCAGGCCACCTCCGCAGCGCTCATCGCCTACTCCGTGGGCCTTCCTGCCTTCGCCTGCGTCCGGCCCCTGGTTTCGGCTTTCTACGCCCTGCACGACACCAAAACCCCGGTGCGGGCCGGGTTCTACAGCATGCTGGCCAACATCGCTCTGGGAGCGGCCCTCATGTTTCCCTTGAAGCACGTGGGGCTGGCCCTGGCCACCTCCCTGTCCTCGTGGCTGAACGTCTGGCTTTTGGGACGGGCTCTTGGCGCGAGCATCGGTCCGTGGTCGCAGCTTGGGCGCACCGTCTGGGTGAGCTCGGGCTTGAGCGTTCTCATCGGCCTTGGGGCCTTGCTCACGCCTGTGAACAAATACGCGGCCCTGGCCATGATCGCGGTCTGGGCCGTGGTGTACATGGCCCTGGCCGTGATCCTTAAGGTGGAGGAAGCCTCCATGCTTCTGGAATTCGTGAAGAGAAAGATCTTCAAGGCGCGCCAAGCTTCCTGA